In the genome of Ziziphus jujuba cultivar Dongzao chromosome 10, ASM3175591v1, the window GATCGGGGTGATTTCCAGCGGTGGTGCCGCTACCTTCCACCATAGATTCCTCCCAAACCAGACCTATGTTTGCCTCACCGTCTGTCTTGTTGGATTACCCATCACCaaatctaccttcccaccaattCTCACGTCCAATGGCCGCCGACGGTGGCAGAATCCGATGACTACGATGGCTCGCCAGAAAACCCATCTCCTGTGAGTTTCCGACGACACCTCCCActcttccccactaattccaaccccctgaacccaaatccggtgtccactttcctcaattcttaatggATTGTGAGAATAGAGGGCCTAAAATCTGacagctttccggtgagattcctcCCACCACGGGTCCAATCTCAGGAAAGTAATATTAGATCcgtaatcctcgtttcacaagcttcgattcggtatatcattcataaattttggttgtcgtttgtgttcgctccccgtgtacccatttgggagttatccgattaaaatattaatataattagttttgtgtattgtggatattttaagtgcatgtgtgggtagtggagttgattctacagaggatctcgattgatacacgtgcttgagaTGAGTGACCcgccttcaaaattattttgggatgttaaaatatatatattttgtgttaattggttatttgaaaaatatgttttatgtgttgaatatttagtaaatttatatttggaattttgatgccaaaattgaatgaattataattatttgtgcatcaagaaatattttgatttgaagaattttatggatataggattttgttaataattgttaaattttattgttggaatatggtgtaattagaaatgttttcatgtgaattttaatatacttttaatatttgaaggattttccatttaattttacaatgccaatttatgattgttttaatatatgtgttgtggccaaaaatatatttgagattttaaaggaattatagtttaagattttcaataaattattgttgagtttgatgttgattttatgatgcatgataaatgcgtttacatgattttaaggatatatgaatttcatgtggttttaatattatttttggcatgatttgattttaaagatttcaagaaaaatattggtttaagttatggtgctctcaaaatatatatttatgcacttgaaatattatctagttgattttatgatatgggaaaaattatatattatcgatggatttatgctggtgatatttaagaaaaatgtgggattgtgaatttaaaaaatggtataattcccatggtgaatttttggaaaacttggtattttaataataaatttagtaattgattttagacgcactcatacagtactggtgttctgtactgtatatatggataagcgcacaggttgtaatgtctcccgtgagttgacattggaccgagggcagacaagtttgatattggctataaccgcccccctccatggccgggatgatggtttaagcagcagcgctgtcgggacgccgaagcgaccatatgcaagtttctctctttaacctcccgccagacggtactcgggacgctgggtgtcgtagggcatcactggtatgtagtgtggtgcgtcaagtattatttttcagatataaatttcaaatcctaaaattttaaagtcatatttaaagtaaatttatttaatttgttttatcacctatttccaattagtattttctaaaatgtatttattcatattttatgtcaattattttaaatcaatatttttaaaatgcatcttgccatatttttattatataaattgattgaatatttcaaaataaattttataatatttttaccacttattttacatggtttgtttttaattatttaaattttgttattgactctgtttatattgaattattaaatcaaattttatgaattgtatattgaattttacttttatgttaCATTTCTctaatgcaagtattttaaatttattttattgtattttattcgtatttggattatttaattatttatttaattaattattctttaattttggggcataaaatattggattttgtgaaaatgttttaaaaggggaacctttccaatggagtgaatgataagggttttgagggaaaatattattttcaattaattattatctatttatttatttattcttaattaatcaagtgtactatgattattattactattataattgtataatagataggctcactcactgagattattagcatctcatatttttaaatatattcccCTAGGTgcaaggattggtagacgttcgtctggagcgagcttgaccttcgttgttatcgtgtttcgaggagttctctttcttttcatttatttctatttgtaatatttctttccatcctttgttgtataactttcatattTAATCGTATCGTAGTaaaactctgtatactgtcttggatgtttattattaattatgcactgattttctGTTATGCATTTGAAGTGCTacaaatttatggaattaaattatagtaaggtgggaggaataaggtgatgtatatagaagtgtgttttcagtgtaggaaatttgtggtaagtccaatccttaagggaggttctgctggattttccattagagggtctggtaggattttcctaggatcagggcttgtctagggtttcggtgaaAGATCTTAGACGGGTTCTGAAATTGAGTGTGCCCACACATAGATCCGTCGCGACTAGAATAGCTTGGAAGATTCAGCGCAAAATGTTAGGAAAATCTATATGGGTAATGACATAATTTATCGTATGCTATATTCAATCTCGATCAGGTTTCTACTGTGTATATGATACCAACAAAATCCATGTACTTCAATTTGGATAGTGTTGAGGAATGAGACTATGAAATCACACGCTCTGCAACAGATTCTGAACCACACACAAACACTCCAATCGGGAAAATTCCTAATACTTTCAGGTAAATGTTCCATTCAATTTACTGGAACTAAAATATAGAACTTCTAAAGCTGGAAAATGTGTAGAACTTATTGCCAATGAGTCTTCATCATCATGACTAAATCTAGACAATGTTTCAAGGAACTCAAGTTTTCCATAAACTCCCCAACAATTTTGGAATCCTACCTTCGAGTTGGTTATAGCTAGGATGAAGTTTTTCATGAAAGTTCATATTGCCAAAAAAGCTTCAGGAATCAAACCCTTTAACAGGTTAACATGAAGGCCGTGGTCCTTAAGCATGGATAAGGATATATCTCTTAGACGCAGAATTTATAACGAGATGATCGATGGACTTACAATAAAGCTAAAGAACCCAACAGAAAAGGTCATGATGCAAATCCGTCCGATctcacacaaccgacaactcattGGAGTACTgatccgatatggatgaagaatggaccaatcactagggcttaagctaagaggtttaaggacaaccttgctgcctttatccaggaagtaattcattctcaaaagggcttgtccatacctgaagataaaagacctattttaagcatccaagtggtggaggctgatacatcggacacccatacatcggacattttatatcggacacctatacatcggacattttatatcgaacACCCATACATAGGACATCTGACCTCGAACTTCGaacatcagacataacttagttcggacaccaggcagacataagttagctcggacagacataagttagctcggacatcagacataagtcagcttaattgtcaaactagtcaacttgtttttctaatttgcgtttaactttttttgggtttttatttatttatttgctggacaaataagtttaggaaagttattattttattatttttattgtaaattaattaattcctacctcaaaataaggaaattaattaatccaaattaaattaggaaaggacgTGAAAAAAGACGTGAAATTagtcaatttcctaattggattctatgttggccgaaatttcctaatccttttagggttttattttgttcattcaaagcctatttaaaggcttattttcaataagaaatcaaacttgaattttatacagaaaattatttgtgagattaaattctctttgttcttttgaacacctaaaacaccattggtgaatgagtattttagttttgacttatcaataggacttccatcacctattgtggcgtcttcattatataccaaggtttttaatcacaggttggttaggggtcaaagtgaccattagaacttgaacataattaaatctgggctaatataatacgagtttaggagcaggtcgtcctaagtttGTATAAGGTCATCTTCCAACTAGTTTCGCTTACAGTACAATGATTTGTGGGCTTATCACCAATAATCAAACATCAAAGGTGGTGGAAAGGTGTTTCTCGGCAGATGCATCAACTGCAGCCTTGTCTATTGATTTGATATTGTAAGGGTGAATTAGATAGATCCCTCTTTGGAGTCGCTGACATGATAGCTTTTGTGGATGAGGAAAATATACAGCCATTGTCTGAATCTTGTTATAAAAGCCCAacatgtgaaaatatttttagttgcCATGCATGAACTATGTATGCGCTTGAAGTGGTTCTGGTGGTGTTCTTTGGAGAGTGCAAGCTTTCTGTTCTGTTAAAGGCACTTGGATCTTGAGAACTCAAATCAAGAGGTTAAATGGTGCCAAGGACAAACAATCATTGACTCTACTTCGATTGATCATATTTAAATAAAGATATTCCAAAGATGAAAGATTAGAAACCCATTTGAGGTTTCCAATTTTTGCAAAAGAATTGCCACCGAGATCTCTAGATACTCTAACTGCTTAAGGTTTCCAAGCTGACATGGTAACTATGCCACTAAAATGAGTCCCTTAGAGACTGAAGTATCTTAAAATTCTTAGAAATGCTAGGAATTCTGGAATTTGGCTTAAATGATTAAGATCCAAATGTTCCAAATAATGCAGCTGTGTAATGGAGGAAATATTAATCGTACACTGAGGCACCAGTGTCGGTGTTAGATGAAGAGCAATTACATGGCCTGTTTGATTGTTGCACTGAACTCATCCCATTTTACAGCAATCTTGTTCAATTTGAATTAAGAATGTGATTTGAAGTATTACTTGTTTCTTCCTCTctatgcatctaatgttgctgtTGTTGGTAGCGTTAACACTGAAATCTAATATTCCAAATGCCAATTTCATGTGATGTAAAATAAGCACAAAAAATAATGCATTAAATTTAAGATATATCTTTTAGGAAAAATTATTCATCATCATAATGGTAAGCATTCGAGCTTGTGAAGTTAAGCAAACACCAGAATATGCATGAGCGATTATATACAAATGGAATAGATATATAGCCCTGCTACTGCTTTTCTTCGCTTAGATCACATATATGTTAATATTAGTTTGGGAAGTCTTGGTAAAAGTTAGAATAATAACTTAGGATGGACTGAAATTTGAAAATAGCCAAACTTTTTTTATCTTTGGTGCACTTTTTCCACTTCTTTTCATCTGCAAAACCCAAACAGTTAAGTACCCTTCTCCAACCGTACCATATAGCTAAAGAGGAACAAAAAGTATGTGTTGGAATGTGTGCTAAAAACTAAGAGGCATAAGCTTAAACCGAAATACACCATGTTTCCTATGCACCATGTGGCTCAATCCCCTTCCTTCCCTTAGATTAGATCCAAGGGTGAGTTGGTGTTGCTATGATGGCTAATTAAAAACCTtacttttttaacctttttcccCATCGAGAGATTCAATATTGACCCTCTTTGACATTACGCATGCATATAATCATGGAATTAATTTCTCGTCTATTAAATACTATTGGACCGTACACTAGTTTTACCTGTATACGTGGGATCTTCCCACAGACACATTGTCATATTACGTGTAAAACAGTTCCAACCCATGGAAATGTCACCACTTTCGACTTGGGTATATTGATACCCTCTTGTCTTTCTAAACTAGAGACGAAGGAatcaaagtcaaaatcaaaatcaaaatcaaaatcattttccTATTTGAAAAGTCACATATATAGAAGGCCACCATTCGTAGTTTAACCAAAGAAGATCGATGATAAGGTGGTGGTAAGAGATTGGAAGATATTAATTATGGACACTTCGGGGAAATGACTCCCTAGGAATGCAAGTCATTAATTAATGTTTGTCTCTTCTTATGAAGAAGACAATTTTCCAAGCAAACAATGTGGAAATAgaattacataaaatatatattattagatttttcttGGTGTCCTTAATTGCATTAATGCTAATTGCTAATTGTGCTGGAAATGTTTTGGCAAAAGCAGGCCCTCCCTTATTAGACCACTTCCTTAAAGCCATCACTATGCATGCATCGGTTTTTGTAAAGACGTCTTTTGTTAGACCTCACGCTGTACACAGCTgtagtttgaaatttaatttgtttaacaaaaacaaaattatttaactTATACTCTTAATTAAGGTTTatgttgaataaaaaaataaaaataaaaaatagagctTTTGCTTATCAGGCCAACAATGTGCTGGCCCTATAGCCAAGTGGAGTCTGCTGTATATCTTTGGTGTAACAACTTCATTTAAATACGAAGAGAGCTGGGAGAGGTAGAATTGAACTCTGGACAAGAAAACAATGTATAGTTTTGCAACTGAATTGATTTTTCAGACTACACAATATcaatgtgtacatatatatacatatattggttTAATATAGTAAAGGATTTATAAACAGAGAATATGAAAAACATTCATTCACAAGTATCtaatcatgtatatttaatGATTGTAAATGGTAGTTTCTCACAATCTTTATCTATAAATCCTtcattatatcaaaattatatatatatatatatatatatatatatatatatatatatatatatatattttatttaaaatgtgaaattgaaattcggattattatttgaaatatattacttcacttttattattaaattgtcatCACAGCACAGggacaaaatatatttatatatatatatatatatatataattgtagaatgtgttattttgtcattttcatttttcataatgCTTAATAGGTATTTATGTAAAGCTATATGATCATAATTATTACACGTGGAGAAATAAAAGTTGGGTTGACCAATGGGATGCAATGTACGTATATTATACGTACTTGTGGAAGAacgttatgattttttttataaaaaattataagcaTATATAGACTATAAAAGGAGGTGTTTGAATAGTACAAATGATGAACAATGTTACTTGTCACTGACGACAATAAATTTACAGCTTATGTATATGTAATAAACTTATTTCATGAAAATCGCCATACATAGAAGATGACAGAGTTGAATCAGACATTTTGATCATTACAATCCAAGTAAAATCAAAAGCTGACTAATTAATgaactaactttttttttttaattataaaattattactttGTTGAAATTAgggtatgaaaatatattttctgggTTTTTTTACCACGGGCAAAGCTACAATTACTAACTAATGAGgcactaatccaaacaatttttttcaaaagatctctTTATATGCTTTTCAACCTTCTAAAAGGCATAAAACTTGGAGGACAAGGAAATAGCTGGCTCGCCAATTTTAACATTACCTCCTGGTTCTCTTGGCCAAACGAAGATCTGGCTCACCAATCTTgaattgcttttttattttttattttttttaatttttgatgagCGCTCTCTAACGTTGAAGTTGTTCAACAGAAAAGTAAACGTGTTCATAAGAAATAAAAGACCACagattctctttttctttttttaaattttcaacgtCATGTAAATTGATGATGTGCTATAATATAGGCCTTTGGATTGTTATGAAAGAGACAATTcacatttaaaaagaaaaaagattaacaAGATTTGAACATGTAAGAAGATGATCTGCAACTTAAAAAAGTATTATCAaagttaattaatattaaatcaggataaggaaaaaaattaaaagaaagaaaacaaagcaagaaaaaagagagttttggTCGTTGGACTCCACTTGGGGCTAAAGTATGGACTGCTTTGTTGGCAGTGCCACAACCACCACGTGGCCTCCTTGGAAATCGTTGATGATGGAGGGAAATTACACTGCTCCGGAAATCACAATGAAGTGGTGGTCTCCACCAACCTGATCTTCACACGTGTTGGTGAAGAGTAAAACCCAACTAGTTTCTAATACATTAAACAGTCCTGATTAATTCACACAGGTTGCTTCCAATGGTCCCTGCAGTAATATGATCCACATTGCAAAATTAATGATCATCTCCAAGTTCTGGAACGAACTGCGCCATTCCCTGAATCCCCCACcttagaaaagaaataaaataacaaactaaaaagtattgaaaataaaaaaataattaaaaaagaaattagaatctCTCACTTGTTTCTCTCTTGTATTCTTTTCTTCACCATTGCCTctctgcctctctctctctcaaacgcAAGGATCAACCATAAAACAAGGACACGTCATTATTTCTGTCAAACGTTGAGAGTTTGCACACAACCCAACGAACCAATCCAGCAATATTGTCTGTCTCCCCCATTTCTCTGTCTCTGTCCCTGTCTCAAAATCAGCTAAGCTTCAGAAAAAAAGAGCTTCTGAGCTCCAAGATCTGTACCTTTCTTCCGTTAGAACGGCTGTTTTCTTGCTCTCAAAGTCTTAAAAGACTTTCCTACCCTTTTGCCCCAACTTGAGAACCCAGAATAAGAGACTTGTTGAAGAACCTCTCTTTGTAATAAAAATTGCTCCTTCGTTTGAAAAGCCTCTATCCTACAAGATTTTGACCCAGATCAATTTCAACCAAGATTTTGACAAAGTCGAAGTCGTTGAACGATTTCTGTCAACATTGTACAAAACCCACCTAGATTTCAAAAGCCAAAATTGATTTGAATCTCAATCCAAGATTCTTATAAGAAAAAGCTGTTATCTTGGCaaagattgaagaagaagaacaagaagatgtCATGCCCATCAAACAGCATCGTTTACAATGGCAGCCAGTGCGCCTGCCCAGTGGGACATCTGCTGAACAGGACAACCAACGGCTGCATATTGTTTGCTACCAACTCTACCATTGCCACAGACTCCGGCGTTGCCTACAATACAGTGAGCTTCCCAGCGACTATCTTCGAATTTGACTCCATCAAGAAATTCACGCAGTCCCAGGCGGTTTTCTTGGAGGCGACGGTCGTCATGCtcctctcttggcttggtttcTGCTTTTTCCTCAGGTTCATGAAGCTTGGCAATGATGGCAAAAGCATTTGGTTTAGGCTCAGATGGTGGATTAGCAGATTGGATATTAGCTTTGCCACTCGGCATTGGCTGGTCAGTTCTTCAGATTTTTGTTCCTTTTCCTTTACTTTTTGATATGTTGTAGTGGAATGGTTTTTATTACTATCTTTGAGCCAGTTTAAGAGCGTCTTACTTACCATAGAAACCCCATTACTCTGTATCTGGTTTAATGGGATTGGTCATTAGTTGGCTGCTTTGTGATCCATATGATCTTAATAGAGAAAACGTTACTAAATTTGATTGTGTTATGCATcttgatataaattatgttAACGCTTTAATTAGCTCCGTTTGTTGTATAGGATGACCAGAAGTTCGTTAAGAAACGGAAAACAGAACTTGGTGGAGCTTTGTCAATAGCAAGTTGGATACTTTTCGTTGGATTATTTGCTGCGTGAGCATTTTCTATCAATCTTTTCAGACATTGGAAATTCTTGATCCAATCCATCTATATTTGATCTTTTTGTTTAGTTTGTGACTCTATATTAAATTGGATTTTCAGTTCTGTCTCAGGTTGCTTTACCAAATCATATCGAAGAGAAGCATCGAGGTGCATAATGTGAGAGCAACGAATGCCCCTGACCTTGCCTCCTTTGTCAATGACATGGAATTCAATATAACCACAATTTCTAGTATGAGCTGTTCGAACCTGCGTGATATTGGTAATTTAATTACTGGAAATCCTGGCTTTATTGACCACAGAACTATTCCTTTGTCAAAATTTGGGAGCTACTCGTGTCAAAATACAAGTATAGGACCAACTATATCACTTCGGTGCAGCAAATGTCTGCCCATTCGAGACGATTTGTATCTTTCCTGGCAATTTGTTGATCTTCCCAATTATCCTGCAGCTGCTGTTGGATTTCAGTTTAATGTTACCACAATGAATCATGACAATAGGAAACATTTGAGTTTTGTTAGTGGAACACTACTAAATGGAAGCAATTTTGATGGAAGGCCTGTTACATTTAGAGGAGGGGATACAAATATATTGAAATTCAGTTTGTTTCCCCAAATTTACAATAACTTAAATGATCTAAGGCTCATTCAACCTTTCTTTCACGAGTTTATCCCGGGTTCGCTTTTTTATGACACAAGTCTGCTCCAACGATCCCTTGAAAGCCCCAGGGAGGGATTACTGAACACCACATTATATGTCCACTTTCTCTCTTCTTATGTTGTGGAGATAGAGAATCAGAGCATTATGGGTCCAGGTAAGATGCTCTTACTTCTGATCTTTGCATAGTACTCAGAGTATCACACTCTTGTCCATTGATCCCCTTAACCAGGGTCTAGCTTACTAAGTGAAAATAAGGTGAATTTGATTCCTTGTACATTGGCATTTGATACTGTTTCCATGAAATGCTTGCTCTGAATTTCATGGCTAAATTCCATTGGTCTTGGTTGCAAAGGAAAGAATTACCATAATTGGGAACCCTGGTAAAGCTCACTGGGAGGCCACCAAGTGACTCTTTCATTATTTAAGAGGCACAAGTGGTTATTCAATATATGGCAAAAGTTTGAAACTCATGCATGCTTTGCTTATCAACTCAGGAAATACTTTTAGTCATGGAGGTATCATAGAACCTGTAGTTATACCCAGTGCCAATGGTCTAATATTGTCTTTTTTCTATATGCTGCAGTAAGTTTCCTTGCGGATCTTGGTGGCCTATATTGCATCAGTATTGGCATTTTTCTATACCTACTTGTTCAAGTAAGATAGTTCTTTTTCTCCTCACTTTTTGTTGTAATGATCTAGTTATAAAATTCATCAAAAGGATAACCTATTTTCTAATATTTGAGACTTGCCCAATCTACTGCATTGTTGTTTTATCCCCCAGTGATGGTTTTATATTGACTCTTATGACCCAGATGTTTCTGAtgtcctttttattttgtagtgtGAGtacagaataaaaaaattgcggAATGAAGATAGCACTATGCGGAGGATTAGAAGCCGTAGAAAAGCCCTGGAACACTGGGATAAAGTAATTTCTTTCTTATATGTCAATGCCGgcttccttttctctttttttatttttttatttttttattttattattattctatgcATTGTTTCTGTTTGGTcattgataaaattaaactgACTGATGCTTTTTAACTAGCTGAGGAAATATGTGATGTATACTTGGGGCTGCAGCAAATTAGAAGAGAACTACAATTACACTAGAAATGGATCAAGTTGCAGTGGTCTCAGGATACAATCATTCCGAAAAGGATCAATGCACAAGCAGAGGCAGCAAAGCAGAAAGGATTCGGTTAACTTTAATAGGAAAGCCACGTCACAAAGCATTAGCAAGAAGGTAATATTGTATGTGTTTGTGTGTACAATCTCCGAACATCTTCTGGAAttcttcttgttttcttttatttttttgtccttcTTCTGCTTCATGTAGTAGGAATGTTTTATTGCGCAGACTGCTGCTTCAGATACTTTACATATTGAGGTAGCCAAGTCTTCTATAC includes:
- the LOC107412429 gene encoding uncharacterized protein LOC107412429 → MSCPSNSIVYNGSQCACPVGHLLNRTTNGCILFATNSTIATDSGVAYNTVSFPATIFEFDSIKKFTQSQAVFLEATVVMLLSWLGFCFFLRFMKLGNDGKSIWFRLRWWISRLDISFATRHWLDDQKFVKKRKTELGGALSIASWILFVGLFAALLYQIISKRSIEVHNVRATNAPDLASFVNDMEFNITTISSMSCSNLRDIGNLITGNPGFIDHRTIPLSKFGSYSCQNTSIGPTISLRCSKCLPIRDDLYLSWQFVDLPNYPAAAVGFQFNVTTMNHDNRKHLSFVSGTLLNGSNFDGRPVTFRGGDTNILKFSLFPQIYNNLNDLRLIQPFFHEFIPGSLFYDTSLLQRSLESPREGLLNTTLYVHFLSSYVVEIENQSIMGPVSFLADLGGLYCISIGIFLYLLVQCEYRIKKLRNEDSTMRRIRSRRKALEHWDKLRKYVMYTWGCSKLEENYNYTRNGSSCSGLRIQSFRKGSMHKQRQQSRKDSVNFNRKATSQSISKKTAASDTLHIEVAKSSIPGTAPSLEGRFSDSGNQLPLKNEKLGSTIDGKQRCDGSRKGGSSHPKAFSITDDIIPLPPSLELKDDSEMDMYDIQKNLKSLYEYNVMLREKFIAAQSLLNDLASKSSSPAAK